A single window of Rana temporaria chromosome 1, aRanTem1.1, whole genome shotgun sequence DNA harbors:
- the LOC120919487 gene encoding uncharacterized protein LOC120919487 — protein sequence MASYSVYHNANFQSFVRHDYRQGTPMQTEYEEIRHRAQQQHSHQAMRKARSATVYAGEYRSKDLHENCQPVMRPSSPTRMNKPHPPEVFLVTTLHNLPGYYNCKKGSSSKEKGNATVKKDLKGMLYEDNKQVHIFRDTDSNAAARAWLKLASDRDCSAIMKMMKFVSSKQEESMNTEKGKSTIYQRLSEKMKPEFKSLAQQWLLKAGPQESAAVEKLLSTLSMVHQSQTSEDKTTSLPVCKPYRAEYLIHPDWRSEQ from the exons ATGGCCAGCTATTCCGTTTACCACAATGCCAATTTTCAGTCATTTGTTCGGCATGACTATCGTCAAGGTACTCCTATGCAGACAGAATATGAGGAGATCAGACACAGAGCACAGCAACAGCACAGTCATCAGGCAATGAGAAAAGCCAGAAGTGCCACCGTGTATGCTGGTGAATACAGGAGTAAGGACCTGCATGAAAACTGTCAGCCAGTAATGAGACCCAGCTCGCCCACAAGGATGAACAAACCTCACCCGCCTGA GGTATTTTTGGTCACCACGCTACATAACCTGCCTGGATATTACAACTGTAAGAAAGGAAGCTCTTCAAAAGAAAAAG GAAACGCCACTGTTAAGAAAGACCTGAAAGGGATGCTCTATGAGGACAACAAGCAG GTCCATATTTTCCGTGATACGGATTCCAATGCAGCAGCTCGGGCTTGGCTAAAACTTGCCAGTGATAGAG ATTGTTCTGCTATCATGAAAATGATGAAATTTGTAAGTTCGAAACAGGAAGAGAGCATGAACACAGAGAAAGGAAAGAGCACCATCTATCAG AGGTTATCAGAGAAAATGAAACCTGAATTCAAATCTTTAGCACAACAGTGGCTACTGAAGGCTGGACCACAAG AATCTGCAGCAGTGGAAAAGTTGCTGAGCACATTGTCTATGGTCCACCAATCCCAAACATCAGAAGACAAGACAACATCCCTTCCTGTCTGCAAGCCATACAGAGCGGAGTATCTCATACACCCTGACTGGAGATCAGAACAATAA